One stretch of Amycolatopsis tolypomycina DNA includes these proteins:
- a CDS encoding RNA polymerase sigma factor, with translation MDVETVVAAAFREEWGQVVATLIRVTGDWDLAEECAQEAFALALRTWPRDGVPDRPGAWLTTAARHRATDRLRRDAVGAAKLREAARMPVPDPPEPDDSGVTDDRLRLIFTCCHPALATEAQVALALRTLAGLSTAEIARAFLVPDATMSQRLVRVKRKIRHARIPYRVPPAHLLPERTHAVLGVLYLTFNEGYSASAGPDLLRPDLAAEALRLARLLARLMPDEPEALGLLALLLLQHARRATRVDDDGVLVPLEEQDRTRWDTAAITEGTTILETALRRRRPGPYQIQAAIAACHATAARAADTDWPQIAGLYDQLRKHVPSAVVELNRAIAIGMAEGPAAGLALLDALPLPGYHLLAATRADFLRRLGRHADAAHWYAQARDLAGTEAERRYLTRRISELVSVPDAAVRRAGEARPPEETP, from the coding sequence GTGGACGTCGAAACCGTGGTCGCCGCGGCGTTCCGCGAGGAATGGGGCCAGGTCGTGGCCACGCTCATCCGGGTCACCGGCGACTGGGACCTGGCCGAGGAGTGCGCCCAGGAAGCCTTCGCGCTGGCGCTGCGCACGTGGCCCCGCGACGGCGTCCCCGACCGGCCCGGCGCGTGGCTGACCACCGCCGCCCGCCACCGCGCCACCGACCGGCTCCGCCGCGACGCCGTCGGCGCCGCCAAGCTCCGGGAGGCCGCCCGCATGCCCGTCCCCGACCCACCCGAACCCGACGACAGCGGCGTCACCGACGACCGGCTGCGGCTCATCTTCACCTGCTGCCACCCCGCGCTGGCCACCGAAGCCCAGGTCGCGCTCGCCCTGCGCACCCTCGCCGGCCTCTCCACCGCCGAGATCGCCCGCGCGTTCCTCGTCCCCGACGCGACCATGTCCCAGCGGCTCGTGCGGGTGAAGCGCAAGATCCGCCACGCCCGCATCCCCTACCGCGTCCCGCCCGCGCACCTGCTGCCCGAACGCACCCACGCCGTGCTCGGCGTGCTGTACCTGACGTTCAACGAGGGCTACTCGGCCAGCGCCGGCCCGGACCTGCTCCGCCCGGACCTCGCCGCCGAAGCCCTCCGGCTCGCCCGGCTCCTCGCCCGGCTGATGCCCGACGAACCCGAAGCTCTCGGCCTGCTGGCCCTGCTGCTGCTCCAGCACGCCCGCCGCGCCACCCGCGTCGACGACGACGGCGTCCTCGTGCCCCTCGAAGAGCAGGACCGCACCCGCTGGGACACCGCCGCGATCACCGAAGGCACCACGATCCTGGAGACCGCGCTGCGGCGCCGACGTCCCGGCCCGTACCAGATCCAGGCCGCCATCGCCGCCTGCCACGCCACCGCCGCCCGCGCCGCCGACACCGACTGGCCGCAGATCGCCGGCCTCTACGACCAGCTGCGCAAGCACGTCCCCAGCGCCGTCGTCGAACTCAACCGCGCCATCGCGATCGGCATGGCCGAGGGCCCGGCAGCCGGGCTCGCCCTCCTCGACGCCCTGCCGCTGCCGGGCTACCACCTGCTCGCCGCCACCCGCGCCGACTTCCTCCGCCGCCTCGGCCGCCACGCCGACGCCGCCCACTGGTACGCCCAGGCCCGCGACCTCGCCGGCACCGAAGCCGAACGCCGCTACCTCACGCGAAGAATTTCGGAACTGGTGTCGGTCCCGGACGCCGCCGTTCGTCGGGCGGGTGAAGCCCGACCACCGGAGGAAACCCCATGA
- a CDS encoding ATP-binding cassette domain-containing protein: MTPLIHAEGLRKRYGDSCALEGFDLSVPAGTLCGLLGPNGAGKTTAVRVLSTLLRHDGGVARVAGFDVATEPAKVRSAIGVVGQQAAVDEILSGRQNLILFGRLHHLGRAEATRRADDLLERFGLAGTGAKPVSAYSGGMRRRLDLAASLLAAPRVLFLDEPTTGLDPRSRNEVWRAVRTLVGDGTTVLLTTQYLEEADQLADRISLVEHGRVIAEGTPAELKGSLGATRIELVLTDPDALGAAAALLARVTGAEPVTEELRVSAAAEPSMLTDVVRELAATELPFADVALRQPTLDEVFLELTGVAR, encoded by the coding sequence ATGACTCCGCTGATCCACGCCGAGGGACTGCGCAAGCGCTACGGCGACTCCTGCGCCCTCGAGGGGTTCGATCTCTCCGTCCCGGCCGGCACCCTATGCGGCCTGCTGGGACCCAACGGCGCGGGCAAGACCACCGCGGTCCGCGTGCTCTCGACGCTGCTGCGGCACGACGGCGGCGTCGCCAGGGTGGCCGGCTTCGACGTCGCCACCGAACCGGCGAAAGTGCGCTCGGCGATCGGGGTGGTCGGGCAGCAGGCCGCCGTCGACGAAATCCTCTCGGGACGGCAGAACCTGATCCTGTTCGGCCGGCTGCACCACCTGGGCCGCGCCGAAGCCACCCGCCGCGCCGACGACCTGCTCGAACGGTTCGGCCTGGCCGGCACGGGAGCGAAGCCGGTGTCGGCCTACTCGGGCGGGATGCGCCGGCGTCTCGACCTGGCCGCTTCCCTGCTGGCCGCGCCGCGGGTGCTGTTCCTCGACGAGCCGACGACCGGGCTGGACCCGCGCAGCCGCAACGAGGTCTGGCGGGCGGTGCGAACGCTGGTCGGCGACGGGACGACGGTGCTGCTGACGACGCAGTACCTGGAGGAAGCCGATCAGCTGGCCGACCGGATCTCCCTCGTCGAGCACGGCCGGGTGATCGCCGAAGGCACCCCGGCCGAGTTGAAGGGCTCGCTCGGGGCGACCCGGATCGAGCTGGTGCTCACCGACCCCGACGCTCTCGGCGCCGCGGCCGCGCTGCTCGCCCGGGTCACCGGCGCCGAGCCGGTCACCGAGGAGCTGCGGGTGAGCGCCGCGGCCGAGCCGTCGATGCTGACCGACGTCGTGCGGGAGCTGGCGGCGACCGAACTGCCGTTCGCCGACGTGGCGCTGCGGCAGCCGACGCTGGACGAAGTGTTCCTGGAGCTGACGGGGGTGGCGCGATGA
- a CDS encoding AraC family transcriptional regulator: MDPLAALLDGPRAHGAFLLRSVLTPPWSLRIEDRAPLTVVAVVRGEAWIVPDGGEGVLMGEGDVAITRGPEPYLVADHPSTPPQALILPGQECRTPDGGHLTAYADLGVRTWGTGGPVVLLTGTYGMAGEISRKLIAALPALIVLRAADWPTPLVGLLATEITRDVPGQEAVLDRLLDLLLIAALRAWFDRPDTSAPAWYRAHEDPVAGQALRLLQHQPAEPWTVAKLAADVGVSRAALARRFAATVGETPMAYLTSWRLALAADLLRQHPETTIASIARQVGYGSAFALSAAFKREFGASPQHYRAR, from the coding sequence ATGGACCCGCTCGCCGCCCTCCTCGACGGTCCCCGCGCCCACGGCGCGTTCCTGCTGCGTTCGGTGCTGACCCCGCCGTGGTCCCTGCGCATCGAAGACCGGGCGCCGCTGACCGTGGTGGCGGTGGTGCGCGGCGAAGCGTGGATCGTGCCCGACGGCGGCGAAGGCGTCCTGATGGGCGAGGGCGACGTCGCGATCACCCGCGGCCCGGAGCCGTACCTGGTCGCCGACCACCCGTCGACCCCGCCGCAGGCCCTCATCCTGCCCGGCCAGGAATGCCGCACCCCCGACGGCGGGCACCTCACCGCCTACGCCGACCTCGGCGTCCGCACCTGGGGCACCGGCGGCCCGGTCGTGCTGCTCACCGGCACCTACGGCATGGCAGGCGAAATCAGCAGGAAGCTCATCGCCGCGCTGCCCGCGCTGATCGTCCTGCGCGCCGCCGACTGGCCGACCCCGCTCGTCGGGCTGCTGGCCACCGAGATCACCCGGGACGTCCCGGGCCAGGAAGCCGTCCTCGACCGGCTGCTGGACCTGCTGCTCATCGCCGCGTTGCGGGCGTGGTTCGACCGGCCGGACACCAGCGCCCCGGCGTGGTACCGGGCCCACGAGGATCCGGTGGCCGGCCAGGCCCTGCGGCTCCTGCAGCACCAGCCGGCCGAGCCGTGGACGGTCGCCAAGCTCGCGGCCGACGTCGGCGTCTCCCGGGCGGCACTGGCCCGCCGTTTCGCGGCCACGGTGGGTGAGACCCCGATGGCGTACCTGACGAGCTGGCGGCTCGCGCTCGCCGCGGACCTGCTGCGCCAGCACCCGGAGACGACGATCGCCTCGATCGCCCGCCAGGTGGGCTACGGCAGTGCCTTCGCCCTGAGTGCGGCGTTCAAGCGCGAGTTCGGTGCCAGCCCGCAGCACTACCGGGCCCGGTAG
- a CDS encoding TetR/AcrR family transcriptional regulator codes for MVRLSRAETQERNRAKVLTAARDEFARRGFREAKIDVIAERAELTRGAVYSNFPGKRALYFAVLADLAERAPRPATPPADPAAADVLAAFARAWIARLPLATDSDSDEARLGRDLLPEVLADEHTRRPFAQLMRLDAVLLGLALERGRPGRRLVRVAEAALTTLHGASQLAAAAPGFGEPFHLVTACAALLDLDLSDDWPAEPPITTQARPANEPWAPPAATDLLTGETFRPGDGVVTVLGLHRAAAFEEAVRAGADVTAVLVTSDPGELAPLARLAVADLRGCLDQAITPPDRPRLRLACDAGGALAAAAGVTAVSDATEAAVRVEAGRIVARAEGFGACHAAAVGLAPGRSSGG; via the coding sequence ATGGTCAGGCTCAGCAGGGCGGAAACCCAGGAACGCAACCGCGCCAAGGTGCTCACCGCCGCCCGCGACGAGTTCGCCCGCCGCGGCTTCCGCGAGGCGAAGATCGACGTCATCGCCGAACGCGCCGAACTCACCCGCGGCGCGGTCTACTCCAACTTCCCCGGCAAGCGCGCCCTGTACTTCGCGGTCCTGGCCGACCTCGCCGAACGCGCCCCCCGCCCCGCCACCCCACCCGCGGACCCGGCCGCGGCCGACGTCCTGGCCGCGTTCGCCCGCGCCTGGATCGCCCGGCTCCCCCTGGCCACCGACAGCGACAGCGACGAAGCCCGGCTCGGCCGCGACCTGCTTCCCGAAGTCCTCGCCGACGAGCACACCCGCCGGCCGTTCGCGCAGCTCATGCGGCTCGACGCCGTCCTGCTCGGGCTCGCCCTCGAGCGCGGCCGCCCGGGACGCCGTCTCGTGCGGGTCGCCGAAGCCGCGCTGACCACGCTGCACGGCGCGAGCCAGCTCGCCGCCGCCGCACCCGGCTTCGGTGAGCCGTTCCACCTCGTCACCGCCTGCGCGGCCCTGCTCGACCTCGACCTGAGCGACGACTGGCCCGCCGAGCCGCCGATCACCACCCAGGCCCGGCCCGCGAACGAGCCGTGGGCCCCGCCGGCGGCGACCGACCTGCTGACCGGCGAAACCTTCCGGCCCGGCGACGGCGTCGTCACCGTGCTGGGCCTGCACCGCGCCGCCGCCTTCGAAGAAGCCGTCCGCGCCGGTGCCGACGTCACGGCCGTGCTCGTCACCAGCGACCCCGGCGAACTCGCCCCGCTGGCCCGCCTCGCCGTCGCCGACCTGCGCGGCTGCCTCGACCAGGCGATCACGCCCCCGGACCGGCCCCGGCTGCGCCTGGCCTGCGACGCCGGGGGCGCGCTCGCGGCCGCCGCGGGCGTCACCGCCGTCAGCGACGCCACCGAGGCCGCCGTCCGCGTCGAAGCCGGCCGGATCGTCGCGCGCGCCGAAGGGTTCGGCGCCTGTCACGCCGCCGCTGTCGGTCTCGCGCCCGGCCGTTCGTCGGGCGGGTGA
- a CDS encoding alpha/beta fold hydrolase has product MTTLAHDVHGTGPALLLVPGGPADAQVFTHIRPLLAEDHTVVTYDPRGLSRNALDGAPGPDVLRDHAEDVHRLLAETGPADVFASSGGAITLLEHLRHHAADVRTVVLHEPPVTRYLPALGGPDLPTLFREEGLAAAFAAFMKIVGVDPAPPLDPRAEGNFAYFFGHLMPATGAYEPDLDALRATPARLVVAVGEESTGLPVHQAAHGLAAALDLGIEVFPGGHGGFDTHAEAFAARLREVLKGC; this is encoded by the coding sequence ATGACCACCCTCGCCCACGACGTCCACGGCACCGGCCCGGCGCTGCTGCTGGTCCCCGGCGGCCCCGCCGACGCCCAGGTGTTCACCCACATCCGGCCGCTGCTGGCCGAAGACCACACCGTCGTCACCTACGACCCGCGCGGCCTGTCCCGCAACGCCCTCGACGGCGCCCCGGGCCCGGATGTCCTCCGCGACCACGCCGAGGACGTGCACCGGCTGCTCGCCGAAACCGGCCCCGCCGACGTCTTCGCCAGCAGCGGCGGCGCGATCACCCTGCTCGAACACCTCCGCCACCACGCCGCCGACGTCCGCACCGTCGTCCTGCACGAACCGCCGGTCACCCGGTACCTGCCCGCACTCGGCGGACCCGACCTCCCCACCCTGTTCCGCGAAGAAGGTCTCGCCGCCGCCTTCGCCGCGTTCATGAAGATCGTCGGCGTCGATCCCGCCCCGCCGCTCGACCCGCGCGCGGAAGGCAACTTCGCCTACTTCTTCGGCCACCTCATGCCCGCGACCGGCGCCTACGAGCCCGACCTCGACGCACTCCGGGCGACGCCGGCCCGGCTGGTGGTCGCCGTCGGCGAAGAGTCCACCGGGCTGCCGGTCCACCAGGCCGCCCACGGGCTGGCCGCGGCCCTCGACCTCGGCATCGAGGTGTTCCCCGGCGGTCACGGCGGCTTCGACACCCACGCCGAAGCCTTCGCCGCGCGCCTGCGCGAAGTCCTGAAAGGATGCTGA
- a CDS encoding DUF1772 domain-containing protein gives MSTVVLVAALVAAGLIAGLFYAYACSVMPGLARGDDKTFVEGMRGINIAIVNPVFMLTFLGAPLLAGVAVFLHLGEPALPWVIAGFAFLAGMVLLTGAVHIPLNNALERGGDDFAAVRAAFETTWVRWNVLRALVSTAGFGCLVGAVLTGRG, from the coding sequence ATGTCGACGGTGGTTCTGGTGGCCGCGCTGGTCGCGGCGGGTCTGATCGCGGGGTTGTTCTACGCCTACGCCTGCTCGGTCATGCCGGGGCTGGCGCGCGGGGACGACAAGACGTTCGTCGAGGGCATGCGGGGGATCAACATCGCCATCGTCAACCCGGTGTTCATGCTGACGTTCCTGGGTGCGCCGCTGCTGGCCGGGGTCGCGGTGTTCCTGCACCTGGGCGAGCCGGCGTTGCCGTGGGTGATCGCGGGGTTCGCGTTCCTGGCGGGGATGGTGCTGCTCACCGGGGCGGTCCACATCCCGCTGAACAACGCCCTGGAGCGCGGCGGTGACGACTTCGCGGCGGTGCGGGCGGCGTTCGAGACGACGTGGGTGCGCTGGAACGTCCTGCGCGCGCTGGTGAGCACGGCGGGGTTCGGCTGCCTGGTCGGCGCCGTGCTCACCGGGCGGGGTTAG
- a CDS encoding cytochrome P450 family protein, with the protein MTPEIDLTDPKVLTDPFTAYDHARELGAVARLVIPGFGPFWAVTRYAEARAMLGDARFEVNSGSFLRPPGIPDHCLAYMETMAEKDGPEHLRLRRLVAPAFTPKRAAQLRPRLAAITGRLLDELPGHAEDGVVDLVPHFARPLPIDVISELVGIPEADRPRWREYGAAVASGMGPDFAAAIPAIIEGAKEAVARSRAEPGDDLIGDLVRVQEADGDRLSDTELVTLVWHLVLGGQTPVNLIANAVEALLRHPDQLDLLRADPGLWPGAVEELMRFCSPQLLTTPRFAREDVEIGGQVIGKGERVTAAVVAADRDPRAFGDPDRLDVTRSGPAQLGFSHGPHFCLGASISRVQTEVALSSLFARFPDLTLTEDVPRAPDGGTWRPARLLLAL; encoded by the coding sequence ATGACCCCCGAGATCGACCTGACCGACCCGAAGGTGCTCACCGACCCGTTCACCGCCTACGACCACGCGCGGGAACTCGGCGCGGTGGCCAGGCTGGTCATCCCCGGGTTCGGCCCGTTCTGGGCCGTGACCCGCTACGCCGAAGCGCGCGCGATGCTGGGCGACGCCCGGTTCGAGGTGAACTCCGGCAGCTTCCTGCGCCCGCCGGGCATCCCGGACCACTGCCTGGCCTACATGGAGACGATGGCGGAGAAGGACGGGCCGGAGCACCTGCGGCTGCGGCGGCTGGTCGCCCCGGCGTTCACGCCGAAGCGGGCCGCGCAGCTGCGGCCGCGGCTGGCGGCGATCACCGGGCGGCTGCTCGACGAGCTGCCCGGGCACGCCGAGGACGGCGTCGTCGACCTGGTGCCGCACTTCGCCCGGCCGCTGCCCATCGACGTCATCAGCGAGCTGGTCGGCATTCCCGAAGCCGACCGGCCGCGCTGGCGCGAGTACGGTGCCGCCGTCGCGAGCGGGATGGGCCCGGACTTCGCCGCGGCGATCCCGGCGATCATCGAAGGCGCGAAGGAGGCGGTCGCCCGCAGCCGGGCCGAGCCGGGTGACGACCTCATCGGCGACCTGGTGCGAGTACAGGAGGCGGACGGTGACCGGCTCTCCGACACCGAGTTGGTCACCCTGGTCTGGCACCTGGTCCTGGGCGGGCAGACGCCGGTGAACCTGATCGCCAACGCCGTCGAGGCCCTGCTGCGGCACCCGGACCAGCTCGACCTCCTGCGCGCCGACCCCGGGTTGTGGCCGGGCGCGGTGGAAGAGCTGATGCGCTTCTGCAGCCCGCAGCTGCTGACCACGCCGCGGTTCGCGCGCGAGGACGTCGAGATCGGCGGGCAGGTGATCGGCAAGGGCGAGCGGGTGACGGCGGCGGTGGTGGCCGCCGACCGCGACCCGCGGGCCTTCGGCGATCCGGACCGCCTCGACGTCACCCGGTCGGGGCCGGCGCAGCTGGGCTTCTCGCACGGCCCGCACTTCTGCCTGGGCGCGTCGATCTCGCGGGTGCAGACGGAGGTGGCGTTGTCGTCGCTGTTCGCGCGTTTCCCGGACCTGACGCTCACCGAGGACGTGCCGCGGGCGCCCGACGGCGGGACCTGGCGCCCGGCGCGGCTACTGCTGGCGCTGTAG
- a CDS encoding NmrA family NAD(P)-binding protein, with protein sequence MTTNFLVVGGTGKTGRRVADRLRERGEKVRIASRRGVPPFAWGDRGTWADVLAGVDAVYLTYYPDLVVPEAAGDIRAFTELAVAAGVRHLVLLSGRGEAEAEACEGIVRAAGTGWTILRCSWFAQNFSEHFLLDAVRAGEIVLPAGTVTEPFLDVRDIADVAVKALTEPGHTGQLYELTGPRLLSFADAAAEIAAAAGRDVRYVPVSAGEFAAAAASQGVPEAEVGALAELFARVLDGRNASVTPDVARVLGRPATDFADFARDAAATGVWTR encoded by the coding sequence ATGACAACGAACTTCCTGGTGGTGGGCGGCACCGGCAAGACCGGGCGCCGGGTGGCGGACCGGCTGCGGGAGCGCGGCGAGAAAGTGCGCATCGCCTCGCGGCGCGGGGTGCCCCCGTTCGCCTGGGGCGACCGCGGGACGTGGGCGGACGTGCTCGCCGGCGTCGACGCGGTCTACCTCACCTACTACCCCGATCTGGTGGTGCCGGAAGCCGCCGGTGACATCCGGGCGTTCACCGAGCTCGCGGTGGCGGCCGGGGTGCGGCACCTGGTGCTGCTGTCCGGCCGCGGCGAGGCGGAGGCCGAGGCCTGCGAAGGGATCGTCCGGGCGGCCGGCACCGGCTGGACGATCCTGCGGTGCAGCTGGTTCGCGCAGAACTTCAGCGAGCACTTCCTCCTGGACGCCGTGCGCGCCGGGGAGATCGTGCTGCCGGCGGGGACGGTGACGGAGCCGTTCCTCGACGTCCGCGACATCGCCGACGTCGCGGTGAAGGCGCTGACCGAGCCCGGCCACACCGGGCAGCTGTACGAGCTGACCGGGCCGCGGCTGCTGAGCTTCGCCGACGCGGCCGCGGAGATTGCGGCCGCCGCCGGGCGGGATGTCCGCTATGTTCCGGTTTCGGCCGGGGAGTTCGCGGCCGCGGCGGCGAGCCAGGGTGTCCCGGAGGCGGAGGTCGGTGCGCTGGCCGAGCTGTTCGCCCGCGTCCTCGACGGCCGGAACGCATCGGTGACGCCCGACGTGGCGCGGGTGCTGGGCCGTCCGGCGACGGATTTCGCCGATTTCGCGCGGGATGCCGCCGCGACCGGGGTCTGGACGCGGTGA
- a CDS encoding TetR/AcrR family transcriptional regulator has translation MAGVSTQENGDGDPRRAIELLWGVPGPPRRGPKPKLATADVVRAAVALADADGIEAVTIRRVAEQLGVSPMSLYTYVPGRAELLDLMIDHAHGELATIEDGLGWRAALTAIAEDQWALFHRHPWLLQVTTSRSALGPHSFAKYEQELRAIDGIGLGDVEMDAVVSLVTGLVRTTARSSLDNARLVRATGLTDAQWWERAGPVLAGIPAADAAHFPISSRVGQAAGEAHNAAENPAYTFRFGLARVLDGIEALVTTRAAERPPAS, from the coding sequence ATGGCCGGCGTGAGCACGCAGGAGAACGGGGACGGCGACCCGCGGCGGGCGATCGAGCTGCTCTGGGGCGTCCCGGGCCCCCCGCGCCGCGGCCCGAAACCGAAGCTGGCCACCGCCGACGTCGTCCGCGCGGCAGTGGCCTTGGCCGACGCCGACGGCATCGAAGCCGTCACCATCCGCCGCGTCGCCGAGCAGCTGGGCGTCTCCCCCATGTCGCTCTACACCTACGTCCCGGGCCGGGCCGAGCTGCTGGACCTGATGATCGACCACGCCCACGGCGAACTGGCCACCATCGAGGACGGCCTCGGCTGGCGGGCGGCGCTGACCGCGATCGCCGAAGACCAGTGGGCGCTGTTCCACCGCCACCCCTGGCTGCTGCAGGTCACCACCAGCCGCTCGGCGCTCGGCCCGCACAGCTTCGCCAAGTACGAACAGGAGCTGCGCGCGATCGACGGCATCGGCCTCGGCGACGTCGAAATGGACGCCGTGGTCAGCCTCGTCACCGGCCTGGTCCGCACCACCGCGCGCAGCTCGCTCGACAACGCCCGCCTGGTCCGCGCCACCGGCCTGACCGACGCCCAGTGGTGGGAGCGCGCCGGGCCGGTGCTGGCCGGCATCCCGGCCGCCGACGCGGCGCACTTCCCGATCTCCTCCCGCGTCGGCCAAGCCGCCGGCGAGGCCCACAACGCCGCCGAGAACCCGGCCTACACCTTCCGCTTCGGCCTCGCCCGCGTCCTCGACGGCATCGAAGCGCTGGTCACCACCCGCGCGGCGGAGCGGCCCCCGGCGTCATGA
- a CDS encoding GyrI-like domain-containing protein: MPAVVDRPAQRYVAERATLAIPDFPRIADRLPPLIGTLTAGGVTLAGAPFFRYRVLHPGLRFTVEAGVPIDGDHTPHEPAFLGELPAGRYVLDTYVGAPDGLAAATEAVLAWGAAHDLEWDRTDGADGEAWGCRLEVLRTDPREVPDPAQWVTDLLFRLAD, encoded by the coding sequence ATGCCCGCCGTCGTCGACCGGCCCGCCCAGCGCTACGTCGCCGAACGCGCCACCCTCGCCATCCCCGACTTCCCGCGGATCGCCGACCGGCTGCCACCCCTGATCGGCACGCTCACCGCCGGCGGCGTCACCCTGGCCGGAGCCCCGTTCTTCCGCTACCGCGTGCTGCACCCGGGCCTGCGGTTCACCGTCGAGGCCGGCGTGCCCATCGACGGCGACCACACCCCGCACGAGCCCGCCTTCCTCGGCGAGCTCCCGGCGGGCCGGTACGTCCTCGACACCTACGTCGGCGCCCCGGACGGCCTGGCCGCCGCCACCGAAGCCGTCCTCGCCTGGGGTGCCGCCCACGACCTGGAGTGGGACCGCACCGACGGGGCGGACGGCGAAGCATGGGGCTGCCGCCTGGAAGTCCTGCGCACCGACCCCCGCGAGGTCCCCGACCCCGCGCAGTGGGTCACCGACCTGCTCTTCCGCCTCGCGGACTAA
- a CDS encoding YciI family protein, with product MQYLLMICGDETAEEHANDGCGGWSEDLERRGKIRGGGGLRPPTEATTIRVRDGEVLLTDGPFTEAKEQIGGFVILDCADLDEALELAARHPAATYGSIEVRPMLGPEDFT from the coding sequence ATGCAGTACCTGCTGATGATCTGCGGCGACGAAACCGCCGAAGAACACGCGAACGACGGCTGCGGCGGCTGGAGCGAGGACCTGGAACGCCGCGGCAAGATCCGCGGCGGCGGTGGCCTGCGCCCGCCCACCGAAGCCACCACGATCCGCGTCCGCGACGGCGAGGTCCTGCTCACCGACGGGCCCTTCACCGAAGCCAAGGAACAGATCGGCGGCTTCGTCATCCTCGACTGCGCCGACCTCGACGAAGCCCTCGAACTCGCCGCCCGCCACCCCGCCGCGACCTACGGCAGCATCGAGGTCCGCCCGATGCTCGGACCGGAGGACTTCACCTGA
- a CDS encoding ABC transporter permease: MRWAIEDGWTLTQRYLAQLARRPARLVGVVAFPILMVLIFAYLLGGGMSVPGGGSYREFLMPGMFAMTMAFGLSGTMIAVVDDTGKGVTDRFRSLPMAPSAVFTGRVAADLVNATLALAVLVGCGLAVGWRPHGSAGETLAALGLLLLLRTALVWIGIYLGLLTSDPSMVTLTQTLEFPFGFLSGAFVATSTMPVWLGTVAEWNPLSSTVTAARVLFGNPGAAGTSWVSAHAVPMAVVWPLVLLAVFVPLSVRRYGRLGN; encoded by the coding sequence ATGAGGTGGGCGATCGAAGACGGCTGGACGCTGACCCAGCGCTACCTGGCGCAGCTGGCCCGGCGCCCGGCGCGGCTGGTCGGCGTGGTGGCGTTCCCGATCCTGATGGTGCTGATCTTCGCCTACCTGCTCGGCGGCGGGATGAGCGTGCCCGGCGGCGGCTCCTACCGGGAGTTCCTGATGCCCGGGATGTTCGCGATGACGATGGCGTTCGGGCTGTCGGGGACGATGATCGCGGTGGTGGACGACACTGGCAAGGGCGTCACCGACCGGTTCCGGTCGCTGCCGATGGCGCCGTCGGCGGTGTTCACCGGACGGGTGGCCGCGGACCTGGTGAACGCGACGCTCGCCTTGGCGGTGCTGGTCGGCTGCGGGCTGGCCGTCGGCTGGCGCCCGCACGGCAGCGCCGGCGAAACCCTCGCCGCGCTCGGCCTGCTGCTCCTGCTGCGGACGGCGCTGGTGTGGATCGGGATCTACCTGGGCCTGCTGACGTCGGACCCGTCGATGGTGACGCTGACGCAGACATTGGAGTTCCCGTTCGGGTTCCTCTCGGGCGCGTTCGTGGCGACCTCGACGATGCCGGTGTGGCTGGGAACCGTGGCGGAGTGGAACCCGTTGTCCTCCACGGTGACCGCGGCGCGGGTGCTGTTCGGTAACCCGGGCGCGGCCGGGACGTCCTGGGTGAGCGCGCACGCGGTGCCGATGGCGGTGGTCTGGCCGCTGGTGCTGCTGGCGGTGTTCGTGCCGTTGTCCGTGCGCCGATACGGGAGGCTGGGGAACTGA